Proteins co-encoded in one Pan paniscus chromosome 23, NHGRI_mPanPan1-v2.0_pri, whole genome shotgun sequence genomic window:
- the CCDC188 gene encoding coiled-coil domain-containing protein 188 isoform X3: protein MEGLKTLGPCGHPHPQCPPAPASSSHGGGLDQPCQGFVGWPCLGPISSAHSVQSQRPFPVPGAGGSGPTVEGEAPGLFLSSQEQRARDTEGPRQGDLEAGLGWGWPLHPGSNQGAPRQGGSIGSGTRPCPCPPLSREGGALASPRVALSQLQCGLLGSAEQSFLQLEQENHSLKRQNQDLREQLGALLGPGQQFLPLCPEHSSCTALAWPPDPAGTQPSGNRAPLQLLRRELCQGQEAFVQQSQNELQQIRLCFERKKMVITEVWDNVAEMHMALNNQATGLLNLKKDIRGVLDQMEDIQLEILRERAQCRTRARKEKQMASMSAADPEAAAGRPAGLDRCLRVRGEPHTFRGAGAAPAEPCHRLEAPGPAGPLPAPQSGRLPALLGQRPSGPSKAARRPALPRMPSGRASPLHMAPLCTILARSCREGWRWGLS from the exons atggaggggctGAAAACCCTGGGCCCCTgcggccacccccacccccagtgtcccccagccccagcctccagcAGCCATGGAGGAGGCCTGGACCAGCCCTGCCAGGGATTTGTAGGGTGGCCCTGCCTGGGCCCCATCTCCTCTGCTCACTCAGTGCAGTCCCAGAGACCTTTCCCAGTCCCAGGGGCAGGGGGCAGTGGGCCCACAGTGGAGGGCGAGGCTCCCGGGCTCTTTCTGTCCAGCCAGGAGCAGAGAGCGAGAGACACTGAGGGGCCGAGACAAGGAGACCTGGAGGCAGGGCTTGGGTGGGGCTGGCCCCTGCACCCAGGGTCGAACCAGGGGGCTCCCAGGCAGGGGGGATCCATTGGCTCAGGGACCAGACCCTGCCCATGCCCACCCCTGTCGCGGGAGGGAGGGGCCCTGGCCTCGCCCAGGGTAGCCCTGTCCCAGCTTCAGTGCGGGCTGCTGGGCTCTGCAGAACAGTCCTTCCTGCAGCTGGAGCAGGAGAACCACAGCCTG aaaAGGCAGAACCAGGACCTTCGGGAGCAGCTGGGGGCCCTCCTGGGGCCGGGGCAGCAGTTCCTGCCCCTGTGTCCCGAACACTCAAGCTGCACTGCTCTGGCCTGG CCCCCCGACCCGGCTGGCACGCAGCCCTCGGGGAACAGGGCACCTCTGCAGCTGCTGCGGCGGGAGCTGTGCCAGGGGCAAGAGGCTTTCGTGCAGCAGTCCCAg AACGAGCTGCAGCAGATCCGCCTGTGCTTTGAGAGGAAGAAGATGGTCATCACAGAG GTGTGGGACAACGTGGCTGAGATGCACATGGCCCTGAACAACCAGGCCACCGGGCTCCTG AACCTCAAGAAGGACATCCGGGGCGTGCTGGACCAGATGGAGGACATCCAGCTGGAGATTCTCAG GGAGCGGGCCCAGTGCCGCACTCGAGCCAGGAAGGAGAAGCAGATGGCAAGCATGTCG GCTGCTGACCCTGAGGCTGCTGCTGGGCGCCCTGCTGGTCTGGACCGCTGCCTACGTGTACGTGGTGAACCCCACACTTTTCGAGGGGCTGGTGCCGCCCCTGCTGAGCCGTGCCACCGTCTGGAAGCTCCGGGCCCTGCTGGACCCCTTCCTGCGCCTCAAAGTGGACGGCTTCCTGCCCTTCTAGGCCAGAGGCCCAGTGGCCCCAGCAAGGCGGCCAGGCGACCAGCACTGCCCCGGATGCCCAGTGGCCGTGCCAGCCCCCTGCACATGGCACCACTGTGCACCATCCTTGCCAGAAGCTGCAGAGAagggtggaggtggggtctgTCCTGA
- the CCDC188 gene encoding coiled-coil domain-containing protein 188 isoform X1: MEGLKTLGPCGHPHPQCPPAPASSSHGGGLDQPCQGFVGWPCLGPISSAHSVQSQRPFPVPGAGGSGPTVEGEAPGLFLSSQEQRARDTEGPRQGDLEAGLGWGWPLHPGSNQGAPRQGGSIGSGTRPCPCPPLSREGGALASPRVALSQLQCGLLGSAEQSFLQLEQENHSLKRQNQDLREQLGALLGPGQQFLPLCPEHSSCTALAWPPDPAGTQPSGNRAPLQLLRRELCQGQEAFVQQSQVGLGEGLWGEEASYSTPGGPEGFIREGGLRAAGQWARWGGTGHPADAAQAHPGPHPQNELQQIRLCFERKKMVITEVWDNVAEMHMALNNQATGLLNLKKDIRGVLDQMEDIQLEILRERAQCRTRARKEKQMASMSAADPEAAAGRPAGLDRCLRVRGEPHTFRGAGAAPAEPCHRLEAPGPAGPLPAPQSGRLPALLGQRPSGPSKAARRPALPRMPSGRASPLHMAPLCTILARSCREGWRWGLS, from the exons atggaggggctGAAAACCCTGGGCCCCTgcggccacccccacccccagtgtcccccagccccagcctccagcAGCCATGGAGGAGGCCTGGACCAGCCCTGCCAGGGATTTGTAGGGTGGCCCTGCCTGGGCCCCATCTCCTCTGCTCACTCAGTGCAGTCCCAGAGACCTTTCCCAGTCCCAGGGGCAGGGGGCAGTGGGCCCACAGTGGAGGGCGAGGCTCCCGGGCTCTTTCTGTCCAGCCAGGAGCAGAGAGCGAGAGACACTGAGGGGCCGAGACAAGGAGACCTGGAGGCAGGGCTTGGGTGGGGCTGGCCCCTGCACCCAGGGTCGAACCAGGGGGCTCCCAGGCAGGGGGGATCCATTGGCTCAGGGACCAGACCCTGCCCATGCCCACCCCTGTCGCGGGAGGGAGGGGCCCTGGCCTCGCCCAGGGTAGCCCTGTCCCAGCTTCAGTGCGGGCTGCTGGGCTCTGCAGAACAGTCCTTCCTGCAGCTGGAGCAGGAGAACCACAGCCTG aaaAGGCAGAACCAGGACCTTCGGGAGCAGCTGGGGGCCCTCCTGGGGCCGGGGCAGCAGTTCCTGCCCCTGTGTCCCGAACACTCAAGCTGCACTGCTCTGGCCTGG CCCCCCGACCCGGCTGGCACGCAGCCCTCGGGGAACAGGGCACCTCTGCAGCTGCTGCGGCGGGAGCTGTGCCAGGGGCAAGAGGCTTTCGTGCAGCAGTCCCAggtgggcctgggggaggggctgTGGGGGGAGGAAGCTTCGTACAGCACTCCAGGTGGGCCTGAGGGGTTCATTAGGGAGGGAGGTCTTCGTGCAGCAGGCCAGTGGGCCCGGTGGGGAGGTACCGGCCACCCTGCTGATGCTGCCCAAGCCCACCCTGGGCCCCACCCTCAGAACGAGCTGCAGCAGATCCGCCTGTGCTTTGAGAGGAAGAAGATGGTCATCACAGAG GTGTGGGACAACGTGGCTGAGATGCACATGGCCCTGAACAACCAGGCCACCGGGCTCCTG AACCTCAAGAAGGACATCCGGGGCGTGCTGGACCAGATGGAGGACATCCAGCTGGAGATTCTCAG GGAGCGGGCCCAGTGCCGCACTCGAGCCAGGAAGGAGAAGCAGATGGCAAGCATGTCG GCTGCTGACCCTGAGGCTGCTGCTGGGCGCCCTGCTGGTCTGGACCGCTGCCTACGTGTACGTGGTGAACCCCACACTTTTCGAGGGGCTGGTGCCGCCCCTGCTGAGCCGTGCCACCGTCTGGAAGCTCCGGGCCCTGCTGGACCCCTTCCTGCGCCTCAAAGTGGACGGCTTCCTGCCCTTCTAGGCCAGAGGCCCAGTGGCCCCAGCAAGGCGGCCAGGCGACCAGCACTGCCCCGGATGCCCAGTGGCCGTGCCAGCCCCCTGCACATGGCACCACTGTGCACCATCCTTGCCAGAAGCTGCAGAGAagggtggaggtggggtctgTCCTGA
- the CCDC188 gene encoding coiled-coil domain-containing protein 188 isoform X5: MEGLKTLGPCGHPHPQCPPAPASSSHGGGLDQPCQGFVGWPCLGPISSAHSVQSQRPFPVPGAGGSGPTVEGEAPGLFLSSQEQRARDTEGPRQGDLEAGLGWGWPLHPGSNQGAPRQGGSIGSGTRPCPCPPLSREGGALASPRVALSQLQCGLLGSAEQSFLQLEQENHSLKRQNQDLREQLGALLGPGQQFLPLCPEHSSCTALAWNELQQIRLCFERKKMVITEVWDNVAEMHMALNNQATGLLNLKKDIRGVLDQMEDIQLEILRERAQCRTRARKEKQMASMSAADPEAAAGRPAGLDRCLRVRGEPHTFRGAGAAPAEPCHRLEAPGPAGPLPAPQSGRLPALLGQRPSGPSKAARRPALPRMPSGRASPLHMAPLCTILARSCREGWRWGLS, from the exons atggaggggctGAAAACCCTGGGCCCCTgcggccacccccacccccagtgtcccccagccccagcctccagcAGCCATGGAGGAGGCCTGGACCAGCCCTGCCAGGGATTTGTAGGGTGGCCCTGCCTGGGCCCCATCTCCTCTGCTCACTCAGTGCAGTCCCAGAGACCTTTCCCAGTCCCAGGGGCAGGGGGCAGTGGGCCCACAGTGGAGGGCGAGGCTCCCGGGCTCTTTCTGTCCAGCCAGGAGCAGAGAGCGAGAGACACTGAGGGGCCGAGACAAGGAGACCTGGAGGCAGGGCTTGGGTGGGGCTGGCCCCTGCACCCAGGGTCGAACCAGGGGGCTCCCAGGCAGGGGGGATCCATTGGCTCAGGGACCAGACCCTGCCCATGCCCACCCCTGTCGCGGGAGGGAGGGGCCCTGGCCTCGCCCAGGGTAGCCCTGTCCCAGCTTCAGTGCGGGCTGCTGGGCTCTGCAGAACAGTCCTTCCTGCAGCTGGAGCAGGAGAACCACAGCCTG aaaAGGCAGAACCAGGACCTTCGGGAGCAGCTGGGGGCCCTCCTGGGGCCGGGGCAGCAGTTCCTGCCCCTGTGTCCCGAACACTCAAGCTGCACTGCTCTGGCCTGG AACGAGCTGCAGCAGATCCGCCTGTGCTTTGAGAGGAAGAAGATGGTCATCACAGAG GTGTGGGACAACGTGGCTGAGATGCACATGGCCCTGAACAACCAGGCCACCGGGCTCCTG AACCTCAAGAAGGACATCCGGGGCGTGCTGGACCAGATGGAGGACATCCAGCTGGAGATTCTCAG GGAGCGGGCCCAGTGCCGCACTCGAGCCAGGAAGGAGAAGCAGATGGCAAGCATGTCG GCTGCTGACCCTGAGGCTGCTGCTGGGCGCCCTGCTGGTCTGGACCGCTGCCTACGTGTACGTGGTGAACCCCACACTTTTCGAGGGGCTGGTGCCGCCCCTGCTGAGCCGTGCCACCGTCTGGAAGCTCCGGGCCCTGCTGGACCCCTTCCTGCGCCTCAAAGTGGACGGCTTCCTGCCCTTCTAGGCCAGAGGCCCAGTGGCCCCAGCAAGGCGGCCAGGCGACCAGCACTGCCCCGGATGCCCAGTGGCCGTGCCAGCCCCCTGCACATGGCACCACTGTGCACCATCCTTGCCAGAAGCTGCAGAGAagggtggaggtggggtctgTCCTGA
- the CCDC188 gene encoding coiled-coil domain-containing protein 188 isoform X2, which translates to MEGLKTLGPCGHPHPQCPPAPASSSHGGGLDQPCQGFVGWPCLGPISSAHSVQSQRPFPVPGAGGSGPTVEGEAPGLFLSSQEQRARDTEGPRQGDLEAGLGWGWPLHPGSNQGAPRQGGSIGSGTRPCPCPPLSREGGALASPRVALSQLQCGLLGSAEQSFLQLEQENHSLKRQNQDLREQLGALLGPGQQFLPLCPEHSSCTALAWPPDPAGTQPSGNRAPLQLLRRELCQGQEAFVQQSQVGLGEGLWGEEASYSTPGGPEGFIREGGLRAAGQWARWGGTGHPADAAQAHPGPHPQNELQQIRLCFERKKMVITEVWDNVAEMHMALNNQATGLLNLKKDIRGVLDQMEDIQLEILRERAQCRTRARKEKQMASMSKGRPKLGSSKGLAGQLWLLTLRLLLGALLVWTAAYVYVVNPTLFEGLVPPLLSRATVWKLRALLDPFLRLKVDGFLPF; encoded by the exons atggaggggctGAAAACCCTGGGCCCCTgcggccacccccacccccagtgtcccccagccccagcctccagcAGCCATGGAGGAGGCCTGGACCAGCCCTGCCAGGGATTTGTAGGGTGGCCCTGCCTGGGCCCCATCTCCTCTGCTCACTCAGTGCAGTCCCAGAGACCTTTCCCAGTCCCAGGGGCAGGGGGCAGTGGGCCCACAGTGGAGGGCGAGGCTCCCGGGCTCTTTCTGTCCAGCCAGGAGCAGAGAGCGAGAGACACTGAGGGGCCGAGACAAGGAGACCTGGAGGCAGGGCTTGGGTGGGGCTGGCCCCTGCACCCAGGGTCGAACCAGGGGGCTCCCAGGCAGGGGGGATCCATTGGCTCAGGGACCAGACCCTGCCCATGCCCACCCCTGTCGCGGGAGGGAGGGGCCCTGGCCTCGCCCAGGGTAGCCCTGTCCCAGCTTCAGTGCGGGCTGCTGGGCTCTGCAGAACAGTCCTTCCTGCAGCTGGAGCAGGAGAACCACAGCCTG aaaAGGCAGAACCAGGACCTTCGGGAGCAGCTGGGGGCCCTCCTGGGGCCGGGGCAGCAGTTCCTGCCCCTGTGTCCCGAACACTCAAGCTGCACTGCTCTGGCCTGG CCCCCCGACCCGGCTGGCACGCAGCCCTCGGGGAACAGGGCACCTCTGCAGCTGCTGCGGCGGGAGCTGTGCCAGGGGCAAGAGGCTTTCGTGCAGCAGTCCCAggtgggcctgggggaggggctgTGGGGGGAGGAAGCTTCGTACAGCACTCCAGGTGGGCCTGAGGGGTTCATTAGGGAGGGAGGTCTTCGTGCAGCAGGCCAGTGGGCCCGGTGGGGAGGTACCGGCCACCCTGCTGATGCTGCCCAAGCCCACCCTGGGCCCCACCCTCAGAACGAGCTGCAGCAGATCCGCCTGTGCTTTGAGAGGAAGAAGATGGTCATCACAGAG GTGTGGGACAACGTGGCTGAGATGCACATGGCCCTGAACAACCAGGCCACCGGGCTCCTG AACCTCAAGAAGGACATCCGGGGCGTGCTGGACCAGATGGAGGACATCCAGCTGGAGATTCTCAG GGAGCGGGCCCAGTGCCGCACTCGAGCCAGGAAGGAGAAGCAGATGGCAAGCATGTCG AAAGGGAGGCCAAAGCTGGGAAGCTCCAAGGGCCTGGCAGGCCAGCTCTG GCTGCTGACCCTGAGGCTGCTGCTGGGCGCCCTGCTGGTCTGGACCGCTGCCTACGTGTACGTGGTGAACCCCACACTTTTCGAGGGGCTGGTGCCGCCCCTGCTGAGCCGTGCCACCGTCTGGAAGCTCCGGGCCCTGCTGGACCCCTTCCTGCGCCTCAAAGTGGACGGCTTCCTGCCCTTCTAG
- the CCDC188 gene encoding coiled-coil domain-containing protein 188 isoform X6, translating to MEGLKTLGPCGHPHPQCPPAPASSSHGGGLDQPCQGFVGWPCLGPISSAHSVQSQRPFPVPGAGGSGPTVEGEAPGLFLSSQEQRARDTEGPRQGDLEAGLGWGWPLHPGSNQGAPRQGGSIGSGTRPCPCPPLSREGGALASPRVALSQLQCGLLGSAEQSFLQLEQENHSLKRQNQDLREQLGALLGPGQQFLPLCPEHSSCTALAWNELQQIRLCFERKKMVITEVWDNVAEMHMALNNQATGLLNLKKDIRGVLDQMEDIQLEILRERAQCRTRARKEKQMASMSKGRPKLGSSKGLAGQLWLLTLRLLLGALLVWTAAYVYVVNPTLFEGLVPPLLSRATVWKLRALLDPFLRLKVDGFLPF from the exons atggaggggctGAAAACCCTGGGCCCCTgcggccacccccacccccagtgtcccccagccccagcctccagcAGCCATGGAGGAGGCCTGGACCAGCCCTGCCAGGGATTTGTAGGGTGGCCCTGCCTGGGCCCCATCTCCTCTGCTCACTCAGTGCAGTCCCAGAGACCTTTCCCAGTCCCAGGGGCAGGGGGCAGTGGGCCCACAGTGGAGGGCGAGGCTCCCGGGCTCTTTCTGTCCAGCCAGGAGCAGAGAGCGAGAGACACTGAGGGGCCGAGACAAGGAGACCTGGAGGCAGGGCTTGGGTGGGGCTGGCCCCTGCACCCAGGGTCGAACCAGGGGGCTCCCAGGCAGGGGGGATCCATTGGCTCAGGGACCAGACCCTGCCCATGCCCACCCCTGTCGCGGGAGGGAGGGGCCCTGGCCTCGCCCAGGGTAGCCCTGTCCCAGCTTCAGTGCGGGCTGCTGGGCTCTGCAGAACAGTCCTTCCTGCAGCTGGAGCAGGAGAACCACAGCCTG aaaAGGCAGAACCAGGACCTTCGGGAGCAGCTGGGGGCCCTCCTGGGGCCGGGGCAGCAGTTCCTGCCCCTGTGTCCCGAACACTCAAGCTGCACTGCTCTGGCCTGG AACGAGCTGCAGCAGATCCGCCTGTGCTTTGAGAGGAAGAAGATGGTCATCACAGAG GTGTGGGACAACGTGGCTGAGATGCACATGGCCCTGAACAACCAGGCCACCGGGCTCCTG AACCTCAAGAAGGACATCCGGGGCGTGCTGGACCAGATGGAGGACATCCAGCTGGAGATTCTCAG GGAGCGGGCCCAGTGCCGCACTCGAGCCAGGAAGGAGAAGCAGATGGCAAGCATGTCG AAAGGGAGGCCAAAGCTGGGAAGCTCCAAGGGCCTGGCAGGCCAGCTCTG GCTGCTGACCCTGAGGCTGCTGCTGGGCGCCCTGCTGGTCTGGACCGCTGCCTACGTGTACGTGGTGAACCCCACACTTTTCGAGGGGCTGGTGCCGCCCCTGCTGAGCCGTGCCACCGTCTGGAAGCTCCGGGCCCTGCTGGACCCCTTCCTGCGCCTCAAAGTGGACGGCTTCCTGCCCTTCTAG
- the CCDC188 gene encoding coiled-coil domain-containing protein 188 isoform X4 encodes MEGLKTLGPCGHPHPQCPPAPASSSHGGGLDQPCQGFVGWPCLGPISSAHSVQSQRPFPVPGAGGSGPTVEGEAPGLFLSSQEQRARDTEGPRQGDLEAGLGWGWPLHPGSNQGAPRQGGSIGSGTRPCPCPPLSREGGALASPRVALSQLQCGLLGSAEQSFLQLEQENHSLKRQNQDLREQLGALLGPGQQFLPLCPEHSSCTALAWPPDPAGTQPSGNRAPLQLLRRELCQGQEAFVQQSQNELQQIRLCFERKKMVITEVWDNVAEMHMALNNQATGLLNLKKDIRGVLDQMEDIQLEILRERAQCRTRARKEKQMASMSKGRPKLGSSKGLAGQLWLLTLRLLLGALLVWTAAYVYVVNPTLFEGLVPPLLSRATVWKLRALLDPFLRLKVDGFLPF; translated from the exons atggaggggctGAAAACCCTGGGCCCCTgcggccacccccacccccagtgtcccccagccccagcctccagcAGCCATGGAGGAGGCCTGGACCAGCCCTGCCAGGGATTTGTAGGGTGGCCCTGCCTGGGCCCCATCTCCTCTGCTCACTCAGTGCAGTCCCAGAGACCTTTCCCAGTCCCAGGGGCAGGGGGCAGTGGGCCCACAGTGGAGGGCGAGGCTCCCGGGCTCTTTCTGTCCAGCCAGGAGCAGAGAGCGAGAGACACTGAGGGGCCGAGACAAGGAGACCTGGAGGCAGGGCTTGGGTGGGGCTGGCCCCTGCACCCAGGGTCGAACCAGGGGGCTCCCAGGCAGGGGGGATCCATTGGCTCAGGGACCAGACCCTGCCCATGCCCACCCCTGTCGCGGGAGGGAGGGGCCCTGGCCTCGCCCAGGGTAGCCCTGTCCCAGCTTCAGTGCGGGCTGCTGGGCTCTGCAGAACAGTCCTTCCTGCAGCTGGAGCAGGAGAACCACAGCCTG aaaAGGCAGAACCAGGACCTTCGGGAGCAGCTGGGGGCCCTCCTGGGGCCGGGGCAGCAGTTCCTGCCCCTGTGTCCCGAACACTCAAGCTGCACTGCTCTGGCCTGG CCCCCCGACCCGGCTGGCACGCAGCCCTCGGGGAACAGGGCACCTCTGCAGCTGCTGCGGCGGGAGCTGTGCCAGGGGCAAGAGGCTTTCGTGCAGCAGTCCCAg AACGAGCTGCAGCAGATCCGCCTGTGCTTTGAGAGGAAGAAGATGGTCATCACAGAG GTGTGGGACAACGTGGCTGAGATGCACATGGCCCTGAACAACCAGGCCACCGGGCTCCTG AACCTCAAGAAGGACATCCGGGGCGTGCTGGACCAGATGGAGGACATCCAGCTGGAGATTCTCAG GGAGCGGGCCCAGTGCCGCACTCGAGCCAGGAAGGAGAAGCAGATGGCAAGCATGTCG AAAGGGAGGCCAAAGCTGGGAAGCTCCAAGGGCCTGGCAGGCCAGCTCTG GCTGCTGACCCTGAGGCTGCTGCTGGGCGCCCTGCTGGTCTGGACCGCTGCCTACGTGTACGTGGTGAACCCCACACTTTTCGAGGGGCTGGTGCCGCCCCTGCTGAGCCGTGCCACCGTCTGGAAGCTCCGGGCCCTGCTGGACCCCTTCCTGCGCCTCAAAGTGGACGGCTTCCTGCCCTTCTAG